A DNA window from uncultured Methanoregula sp. contains the following coding sequences:
- a CDS encoding glycosyltransferase family 2 protein, with amino-acid sequence MQEPRYVNRENLGSHSTFVLGFALIIFVAGCVYFAFRGSTLFIPGYAPAERLYGAIFLATELFVFIHTAGFILSIVRSTRSYKKVSDTFFAQYSQAPVTCYISSFNEPAEILEETIASVRNLDYRNKEVVLLDDSIGEYAETARALAKKYSIGIIQRTDRTGYKAGAINNALKQCSGKYVVFFDSDQKPVANFLRDLVYQMESNEKLALIQTPQFYSNTENRIASAAWNRQSVFYEYICEGKDLSNAMFCCGSNFIARRDALLQVGGFDESTVTEDFATTLELHKAGWKTMYYNIVYVVGVGPETLAAYFTQQYRWAHGTVAVFRKVVASFFKNPFALSLSQWWEYFLSSTYFFTGWSNFFCMLTPILFVVFGVHVFFGNPLFYLMAFLPFFVLNILLFAYSMKDRSTLVRDVIIGQSISLITFSVYMVADVAALLGMKTKFSVTSKEKGKAASLRILWPQTIMLIALVITVIIGIIKGLSTGDLALWINVAWAAYLVFFLSVFFVYNQEPQKTEEPKIGIFLPKKGS; translated from the coding sequence ATGCAGGAACCACGGTACGTCAACAGGGAGAACCTGGGATCGCATTCCACGTTTGTGTTAGGATTTGCTCTCATCATCTTTGTTGCAGGCTGCGTCTATTTCGCATTCAGGGGCTCAACGCTGTTCATTCCCGGCTATGCCCCCGCTGAACGCCTGTACGGCGCCATCTTCCTGGCAACCGAACTCTTTGTTTTCATCCACACGGCAGGGTTTATCCTGAGCATTGTGCGGAGCACCCGGTCGTACAAGAAAGTGAGCGACACCTTCTTCGCCCAGTACAGCCAGGCCCCGGTCACCTGTTACATCTCGAGTTTCAATGAACCGGCCGAGATCCTGGAAGAGACAATCGCCTCGGTCCGCAACCTGGACTACCGGAACAAGGAAGTGGTCCTTCTCGACGATTCGATCGGGGAGTACGCAGAGACGGCCCGGGCCCTTGCAAAAAAGTACTCGATAGGCATCATCCAGAGAACCGACCGGACCGGCTACAAGGCCGGTGCTATCAACAATGCGCTGAAGCAGTGCTCGGGCAAGTACGTTGTCTTCTTTGATTCCGATCAGAAACCGGTTGCAAATTTCCTCAGGGATCTTGTGTACCAGATGGAATCCAATGAGAAACTTGCCCTGATCCAGACCCCCCAGTTTTACTCCAACACGGAGAACCGCATTGCGAGTGCCGCCTGGAACCGGCAGAGCGTCTTCTACGAGTACATCTGCGAAGGAAAGGATCTCAGCAACGCGATGTTCTGCTGCGGATCGAACTTCATTGCCCGGCGCGATGCGCTCCTCCAGGTCGGGGGGTTCGATGAGTCCACGGTAACGGAGGATTTCGCAACAACCCTTGAGCTCCACAAGGCCGGATGGAAGACGATGTACTACAATATCGTGTACGTTGTCGGCGTGGGGCCCGAGACCCTTGCCGCTTACTTCACCCAGCAGTACCGCTGGGCCCACGGAACGGTGGCCGTGTTCAGGAAAGTGGTTGCCTCGTTCTTCAAAAACCCGTTTGCGCTCTCGCTCTCCCAGTGGTGGGAATACTTCCTGTCAAGCACGTACTTCTTCACCGGCTGGAGCAATTTTTTCTGCATGCTCACGCCGATACTCTTTGTCGTGTTCGGGGTGCACGTCTTCTTTGGCAATCCCCTCTTTTACCTGATGGCGTTTTTGCCGTTTTTTGTCCTGAATATCCTTCTCTTCGCCTACTCAATGAAGGACCGGAGCACGCTTGTGCGGGACGTTATCATCGGGCAGTCGATCTCCCTCATCACGTTCAGCGTCTACATGGTTGCTGATGTGGCAGCCCTGCTGGGAATGAAAACCAAATTCTCGGTCACCTCCAAGGAGAAGGGAAAAGCTGCGTCCCTGCGGATCCTCTGGCCGCAGACTATCATGCTCATTGCGCTGGTCATTACCGTAATCATCGGGATCATCAAAGGCCTCTCCACGGGAGACCTGGCCCTCTGGATCAACGTGGCCTGGGCTGCCTATCTCGTCTTCTTCCTCTCGGTCTTCTTTGTGTACAACCAGGAGCCCCAAAAGACCGAGGAGCCGAAAATCGGGATCTTCCTCCCGAAAAAGGGCTCCTGA
- a CDS encoding transporter substrate-binding domain-containing protein, protein MSSRRIVLVAIILVLLLGTLVLVSLPRQAPPLPATTDDKLAEILARGKLIIATDSNYPPNSALKQNASRTPETRCARNEYTANELTGYNVAVADEIARRLGVEPCFVTPTRTEIISGSWSDRWDIHVGSLAITPERMKVMYFTQPYYAGPVSLFVNRDNTAYQNPGDLSGKKVGVCAGCILEHYLDGTLDLPGQKIDFAIKNATIIAYENEAVALSDLASGDGVKLDAVLTNQPLGEDAQKNGLAIRQLGSPVFYDYDAAAVDRSGGRNPASFVGNVTGIIREMNRDGTLLRFSQQYYGRDLVTETARFNTSALGQIPG, encoded by the coding sequence ATGTCGTCCCGGCGCATCGTACTTGTTGCAATCATCCTTGTCCTGCTTCTGGGTACCCTTGTTCTGGTTTCCCTGCCCCGGCAGGCTCCCCCGTTGCCCGCGACAACCGATGACAAGCTTGCCGAAATACTCGCCCGCGGGAAGCTGATCATTGCCACGGACTCAAATTATCCTCCCAATTCGGCATTGAAACAAAATGCCAGCCGCACACCCGAAACGAGATGCGCCCGGAACGAATATACTGCCAATGAACTTACGGGCTACAATGTCGCAGTGGCAGACGAGATTGCCCGGAGGCTGGGTGTGGAACCCTGCTTTGTTACGCCTACACGGACCGAGATCATCAGCGGCAGCTGGTCCGACCGGTGGGATATCCATGTCGGGTCCCTGGCGATCACTCCGGAACGCATGAAGGTGATGTACTTCACGCAGCCCTATTATGCCGGCCCGGTGAGCCTGTTTGTGAACCGGGACAACACGGCCTATCAAAACCCCGGCGATCTCTCCGGTAAGAAAGTGGGGGTATGTGCCGGCTGTATCCTCGAGCATTACCTGGACGGCACGCTCGACCTGCCCGGCCAGAAGATCGATTTTGCCATCAAAAATGCAACCATCATCGCGTACGAGAACGAAGCCGTGGCCCTGTCCGACCTGGCCTCCGGTGACGGGGTGAAACTGGATGCAGTCCTCACCAACCAGCCCCTGGGCGAGGATGCCCAGAAAAACGGTCTTGCCATCCGGCAGCTGGGCAGTCCCGTCTTTTATGATTACGACGCAGCAGCCGTGGACCGATCGGGGGGCAGGAACCCGGCATCGTTTGTTGGGAATGTGACCGGCATCATCCGGGAGATGAACCGGGACGGCACCCTGCTCCGGTTCTCACAACAGTACTATGGGCGGGATCTTGTCACAGAAACCGCCCGGTTCAACACCAGTGCCCTCGGGCAGATCCCCGGTTAG
- a CDS encoding PAS domain-containing protein has protein sequence MKSTWFWRRNLTARLICSFLFFSLLIVSLVGCIVYFQASQSITRSVYDRLDAVATIKEDGLNNWVEDQTQNVVMVAGVPGIRKQSGILLSSPGKSQEKNQAHTELSDFLPQVVSRTIYTDEIAIIDLNGTIAVSSDMTHEGKSVAGDTYFLEGRSRTLATTVNATTPYEKSFILIATPLFDMQGKRIGVLASRISLAHIDRIILERTGLGTSGETYLVDRSGRIISETPLMKTGTSSRVVRSEGIDSALRGKDGSGFYRNYDGVPVVGVYRWVDNHDMALIAEMSQDEALAPARDLALTIFYIGILLSVILAAGMYLLARQITRPILAIADTAARVTAGDLRQEAPVLTEDEVGRLALAFNQMTKKLRQTLEGLEENLHELEKKDEALQISEHKYRALFENIPQNIFRKDLTSVFVSCNENFAATLNLRPDEIPGKTDYDFYPPGLAEKYRQDDQRVMTTGKAEEFIEQNQQNGEVCWVNVIKTPVRDINGTITGVQGIFWDITKRKAAEEELHRLYNELEKRVEDRTAELQRAQEAYRQANAKLNLLSSITRHDILNQLTVLKGYLELSEYSINDPDKLQEYLARERKNAETIEHQILFTKEYQDIGVKAPVWQSVNLSIIRAKGTLNLGSVEVTLDRPDLEVYADPLFDKVFYNLIENALVYGGDQLTTIRILTRESEAGLVIICEDDGTGISASDKKRLFERGYGKRTGFGLFLSREILAITGITIIETGEPGKGARFEIGVPKGEYRFTV, from the coding sequence ATGAAGAGCACCTGGTTCTGGCGCCGGAATCTGACAGCCCGGCTTATCTGTTCGTTCCTCTTCTTCTCCCTCCTGATCGTAAGCCTTGTGGGTTGTATAGTCTACTTCCAGGCCAGCCAGTCCATAACCCGCTCGGTCTATGACCGGCTCGATGCGGTGGCTACGATAAAGGAAGACGGTCTGAACAACTGGGTTGAGGACCAGACGCAGAACGTGGTCATGGTTGCCGGGGTCCCGGGCATACGGAAGCAGTCCGGCATCCTTCTGTCATCGCCAGGTAAATCTCAGGAAAAGAACCAGGCGCATACCGAGCTTTCTGATTTCCTGCCCCAGGTGGTCTCCAGGACCATATACACGGATGAAATTGCCATCATTGACCTGAATGGTACGATTGCGGTCTCAAGCGACATGACCCACGAGGGCAAGTCGGTTGCAGGGGATACTTATTTCCTGGAAGGCCGGTCCAGGACACTTGCAACTACGGTAAATGCCACCACCCCTTATGAAAAGTCGTTCATCCTTATTGCAACCCCGTTATTCGATATGCAGGGAAAGCGCATCGGGGTTCTTGCTTCACGCATTTCCCTTGCCCATATCGATCGCATCATCCTTGAGCGCACCGGACTTGGAACGAGCGGGGAGACCTATCTTGTTGATCGATCCGGAAGGATCATCTCGGAAACCCCTCTCATGAAGACCGGGACCTCTTCGCGGGTTGTGCGATCTGAAGGGATAGATTCAGCACTCCGGGGTAAAGACGGCTCCGGCTTTTACCGGAATTATGACGGGGTGCCCGTGGTCGGGGTGTACCGCTGGGTGGATAACCACGACATGGCCCTGATTGCGGAGATGAGCCAGGATGAAGCGCTTGCCCCTGCACGGGATCTCGCCCTGACCATCTTTTATATCGGGATACTGCTTTCGGTGATCCTTGCCGCCGGGATGTACCTGCTGGCCCGCCAGATAACCCGCCCCATCCTTGCAATTGCCGATACTGCCGCCCGGGTCACGGCAGGGGATCTCAGGCAGGAAGCCCCGGTCCTGACGGAAGATGAAGTCGGCCGCCTTGCCCTGGCTTTCAACCAGATGACAAAAAAACTGCGGCAGACCCTGGAAGGACTTGAAGAGAACCTCCATGAACTGGAGAAGAAAGATGAAGCACTCCAGATATCAGAACACAAATACCGGGCCCTGTTCGAGAATATACCGCAGAATATCTTCCGCAAGGATCTCACTTCCGTGTTTGTTTCCTGCAACGAGAACTTTGCTGCTACCCTGAACCTGCGGCCCGATGAGATTCCCGGAAAGACCGATTACGATTTTTATCCCCCAGGTCTTGCAGAAAAATACCGGCAGGATGACCAGCGGGTGATGACAACCGGAAAAGCCGAAGAGTTTATCGAGCAGAATCAGCAGAACGGGGAGGTGTGCTGGGTCAATGTCATCAAGACCCCGGTAAGGGATATCAACGGGACTATCACCGGTGTCCAGGGAATTTTCTGGGATATCACAAAACGGAAAGCTGCAGAAGAGGAACTGCACAGGCTCTACAATGAACTGGAGAAACGGGTTGAGGACCGGACTGCTGAACTCCAGCGGGCACAGGAGGCTTACCGTCAGGCAAATGCGAAACTCAACCTGCTCAGTTCCATCACCCGGCACGATATCCTCAACCAGCTCACGGTACTCAAAGGCTATCTCGAACTCTCTGAATACTCGATTAACGATCCCGATAAACTGCAGGAGTATCTTGCCCGGGAACGGAAAAACGCTGAGACGATCGAGCACCAGATCCTGTTCACAAAGGAATACCAGGATATAGGTGTAAAAGCCCCGGTGTGGCAGAGCGTGAACCTGAGCATCATCCGGGCAAAAGGAACGCTGAATCTTGGATCGGTGGAAGTCACTCTCGACCGGCCCGATCTGGAAGTGTATGCCGATCCTCTCTTTGACAAGGTTTTCTATAACCTGATCGAAAATGCGCTCGTGTATGGCGGCGATCAGCTGACAACCATCCGCATCCTGACCCGCGAGTCCGAGGCCGGACTTGTTATCATCTGCGAGGATGACGGGACAGGAATATCGGCATCCGATAAAAAACGGCTGTTCGAGCGGGGATACGGGAAACGTACCGGCTTTGGTCTCTTCCTCTCCCGTGAGATCCTCGCCATCACCGGCATCACTATTATAGAGACGGGCGAGCCGGGAAAAGGGGCACGGTTCGAGATCGGTGTGCCGAAAGGGGAGTACCGGTTCACTGTCTGA
- a CDS encoding PAS domain S-box protein, whose amino-acid sequence MADGIRVLYVDDEPDLLELGKVFLEENSEFSVDTAQSAPAALEILAKNRYDAIVSDFQMPKMDGVEFLKRVRAQDTIIPFILFTGRGREEVVIDAINNGADSYIQKGGDPEAQFIDLSHRIRQAVLTRRTQMTLAEREQRYHDLQNASDLIQSVAPDGHFLFVNKKWLDTLGYTEEQLAGLTIFDIIHDESLAHCKEIFQRVIAGENVGIVDATFRTRAGDPVYVEGMANCKMVDGTCQYTRGMFRDVTDRKKAELEVLKKNKELSHAFEELSATEEELRQNYELLAQQEQALRESETKYRDLAELLPQMIFETDLDLKITYANRYALILLGLTDQDIERGVNTLSLIDPSEHAQMMDNVRKSLNRIPYEPKEYTARRKDGSTFPVIIYSAPLYRKRTVSGFRAVVTDISARKKMEAGVLASEKKFRTLVELSLDGILIIDFSGNLLFANRAAGLIVDLEDYDAIIGKRNVLEFVAPESQASAIQDFNQVSQGNEAYLVRYKLITEKKREIWVECIGKKITFGDSSAMLVSLRDITQRREAEEALRQSEQKYRDIIEKMQDVVYRTDRDGKLTMFSPYGVKLAGYGSEAEMIGLDVAADTYADPKERERFLAALKEQGSVENYPLVLKTRDGSHRFVTTSSHFYFDSSGNVLGVEGIIHDITERKNAEEALRESEEKFRSLIETTPDMIWEIDLLGIFRYISPVVTSVVGYMPEELIGKRITELIPEQERPFVMQELARYISSEGPLKPLEVHARHKDGRDLIVEIRPSRVTGADGSLQGFRGVARDITEQRKAEMSVRESEERFRKIFENSPLAMTLVTPDFRFYSVNPAWISMTGYTEEELLAMSFKDITHPDDLGRDMNHMQELAAGTIPVYSTEKRYIRKDRSVLRAIIRVIPVRDDQGSLRYFAAQIEDITERMATAEALRESERLLREIFDNANDGLFLVERARDGPGRYLLVNDTAVMMLGYSREEFLAMSPRDIVPEDFAKKIMPIIFKRLEQDGYATFESMNRKKDGSILPIEVSIRSFSYKGKNVDLSIIRDITERKKAEEALRESEEKFRSFVENANDIIYSMTPDGIFTYISPRWTDALGYDPGEVLGKSYESFIPPEDIPAAREFLRKILSGEKNISGAEYRVCHKDGTLLWHNTTLSPMQDSHGNIAYLLGIARDITERKRDLEALRQANKKLNILSGITRHDIKNQILTLDSYVVLLRKKIPDPAYEGEFSRIRKASRQIANMIQFTKEYEMIGVLAPKWQDIRLLADNAARDTALGQVMLINDLPAGVEIFADPLIAKVFYNLIDNSLRHGGGVGNIRFSLEERDGDRILVCADDGNGIAKDDKEMIFNLGFGKNTGFGLAISREILDITGITIRETGEPGKGARFEIIVPNGEYRHIQMKTE is encoded by the coding sequence ATGGCTGACGGCATACGGGTTCTCTATGTCGATGACGAGCCCGATTTACTTGAACTCGGAAAAGTCTTCCTGGAAGAGAACAGCGAGTTCTCTGTCGATACCGCCCAGTCCGCTCCTGCCGCGCTTGAGATCCTTGCCAAAAACCGTTACGATGCCATTGTCTCCGATTTTCAGATGCCCAAGATGGATGGTGTCGAATTCTTAAAGCGGGTCCGGGCGCAGGATACCATTATCCCCTTCATCCTTTTTACCGGCCGGGGCCGCGAGGAAGTGGTGATCGATGCCATCAACAACGGGGCCGATTCCTATATCCAGAAAGGCGGTGACCCGGAAGCCCAGTTTATCGATCTGTCGCACAGGATCCGGCAGGCGGTCCTGACCCGGAGAACGCAGATGACGCTCGCCGAGCGCGAGCAGCGCTACCATGATCTCCAGAATGCCAGCGACCTGATCCAGAGCGTTGCACCGGACGGCCATTTCCTCTTTGTCAATAAAAAATGGCTCGATACCCTTGGATACACGGAAGAGCAGCTTGCGGGCCTGACCATATTCGATATCATCCATGACGAGAGCCTTGCCCACTGCAAGGAGATATTCCAGCGGGTAATTGCCGGCGAGAATGTCGGAATCGTCGATGCAACGTTCAGGACCCGCGCGGGAGATCCCGTGTATGTCGAAGGTATGGCAAACTGCAAGATGGTTGACGGAACCTGCCAGTACACAAGGGGAATGTTCCGGGACGTGACGGACCGGAAAAAAGCCGAACTGGAAGTGCTCAAGAAGAACAAGGAGCTCTCTCATGCATTCGAAGAGCTCAGTGCAACCGAGGAGGAGCTCCGGCAAAACTACGAACTGCTGGCTCAGCAGGAACAGGCGCTGCGCGAGAGCGAGACCAAATACCGGGACCTGGCCGAACTCCTCCCCCAGATGATCTTTGAAACGGATCTGGATCTCAAAATCACCTATGCCAACCGGTATGCACTCATCCTTCTGGGATTGACCGACCAGGACATCGAGCGGGGAGTGAACACCCTCTCCCTCATCGATCCTTCAGAGCACGCGCAGATGATGGACAATGTCCGGAAATCCCTGAACCGGATCCCCTATGAACCAAAGGAGTACACTGCGCGGAGAAAAGATGGCAGCACCTTCCCGGTCATCATCTACTCTGCCCCGCTGTACCGGAAAAGAACCGTTTCCGGGTTCCGGGCTGTTGTTACCGATATATCTGCCCGGAAAAAAATGGAGGCCGGGGTTCTGGCAAGCGAGAAGAAATTCCGGACCCTTGTCGAACTCTCCCTGGATGGTATCCTGATCATCGACTTTTCGGGAAACCTGCTCTTTGCCAACCGCGCAGCAGGTCTTATCGTCGACCTTGAGGATTACGATGCAATAATCGGGAAAAGAAACGTGCTGGAGTTTGTTGCCCCCGAATCACAGGCCTCGGCAATCCAGGATTTCAACCAGGTGTCGCAGGGTAACGAGGCGTACCTTGTCCGCTATAAACTCATCACTGAAAAGAAGCGGGAGATCTGGGTCGAGTGCATCGGGAAGAAGATCACGTTTGGAGATTCATCGGCAATGCTTGTTTCCCTGCGGGATATCACCCAGCGCCGGGAGGCGGAGGAAGCCCTGCGGCAGAGCGAACAAAAATACCGGGATATCATCGAGAAGATGCAGGATGTTGTGTACCGGACCGACCGGGATGGCAAACTTACCATGTTCAGCCCCTACGGGGTAAAACTTGCCGGCTATGGCTCGGAAGCGGAGATGATCGGGCTCGATGTTGCTGCCGACACCTATGCAGACCCAAAAGAGCGCGAACGTTTCCTTGCTGCGCTGAAAGAACAGGGCTCGGTTGAAAATTACCCCCTCGTCTTAAAGACCCGCGACGGAAGTCACCGGTTTGTAACAACGAGCAGCCATTTCTATTTTGATTCCAGCGGAAATGTGCTGGGCGTGGAGGGGATCATCCACGACATCACGGAGCGCAAAAATGCCGAAGAGGCGCTCCGCGAGAGTGAGGAGAAGTTCCGCTCGCTCATCGAGACCACCCCGGACATGATCTGGGAGATCGATCTTTTGGGGATATTCCGGTACATCAGTCCCGTGGTCACCTCGGTTGTAGGATATATGCCGGAAGAACTGATCGGGAAGCGGATAACCGAACTGATCCCGGAACAGGAGCGGCCTTTCGTCATGCAGGAACTGGCGCGGTACATCTCTTCGGAAGGCCCGCTCAAACCGCTCGAAGTACATGCACGCCACAAGGACGGGCGGGATCTGATAGTTGAGATCCGGCCGTCGCGGGTAACAGGAGCTGACGGCTCGCTGCAGGGATTCCGGGGGGTTGCCCGCGACATCACCGAACAAAGGAAGGCTGAGATGAGTGTCCGGGAGAGCGAAGAGCGGTTCCGGAAGATCTTCGAGAACAGCCCGCTGGCAATGACCCTGGTCACGCCGGATTTCCGGTTTTATTCGGTCAACCCGGCCTGGATATCCATGACCGGGTATACGGAGGAGGAACTGCTTGCAATGTCGTTTAAGGACATCACGCACCCGGATGATCTTGGCCGCGACATGAACCATATGCAGGAGCTGGCGGCCGGTACTATTCCGGTATACAGTACGGAAAAACGGTACATCAGGAAAGACAGAAGCGTCCTCCGGGCTATCATCCGGGTAATCCCGGTCCGGGACGATCAGGGTTCCCTGCGCTATTTCGCGGCCCAGATCGAGGATATCACCGAGCGCATGGCTACAGCAGAGGCACTCAGGGAGAGTGAAAGGCTTCTGCGCGAGATCTTTGATAATGCAAACGATGGGCTCTTCCTGGTTGAAAGAGCCAGGGACGGTCCCGGCAGGTACCTTCTTGTGAACGATACAGCCGTCATGATGCTGGGGTATTCCAGGGAAGAGTTCCTGGCAATGTCCCCCCGGGATATCGTGCCGGAGGATTTTGCAAAGAAGATCATGCCGATTATCTTCAAACGGCTGGAACAGGACGGGTATGCTACCTTCGAGTCCATGAACCGGAAGAAAGACGGGAGTATCCTCCCTATTGAAGTGAGTATCCGCTCGTTCAGTTATAAGGGGAAGAACGTTGATCTCTCCATCATCCGCGATATCACCGAGCGCAAAAAAGCCGAAGAAGCCCTCCGCGAGAGTGAGGAAAAGTTCCGCTCGTTTGTGGAAAATGCAAACGATATCATCTATTCGATGACACCGGATGGTATCTTCACGTACATCTCCCCGCGCTGGACCGATGCGCTGGGATATGATCCCGGTGAAGTCCTGGGAAAGTCATATGAATCTTTCATACCCCCCGAAGATATTCCTGCTGCCCGTGAATTCCTGCGGAAGATTCTCAGTGGAGAGAAAAATATATCCGGGGCGGAATACCGGGTCTGCCACAAGGATGGCACATTACTGTGGCATAACACAACCTTGTCCCCGATGCAGGACTCCCACGGGAATATTGCATATCTCCTGGGCATCGCCCGCGACATCACCGAACGCAAGAGGGACCTGGAAGCCTTGCGGCAGGCCAATAAAAAGCTCAACATCCTCTCGGGGATAACCCGTCACGACATCAAGAACCAGATCCTGACCCTGGACAGTTATGTTGTCCTGCTCCGGAAAAAAATTCCCGATCCTGCCTATGAAGGCGAGTTCTCCCGCATCCGGAAGGCAAGCCGGCAGATCGCAAACATGATCCAGTTCACCAAGGAGTACGAGATGATTGGCGTACTTGCCCCGAAATGGCAGGATATCCGGCTCCTTGCGGATAACGCGGCCCGGGATACTGCACTCGGCCAGGTCATGCTCATCAACGATCTTCCCGCAGGCGTGGAGATATTTGCCGATCCGCTGATAGCCAAGGTCTTTTACAACCTGATCGACAATTCCCTGCGGCATGGTGGCGGGGTTGGGAACATCCGTTTCTCTCTTGAGGAACGGGACGGGGACCGGATTCTTGTCTGTGCCGATGACGGGAATGGCATAGCAAAGGATGATAAAGAGATGATCTTCAATCTGGGGTTCGGGAAGAATACCGGGTTTGGCCTGGCCATCTCCCGGGAGATCCTCGACATTACCGGTATCACCATACGGGAGACCGGCGAGCCGGGCAAAGGGGCCCGGTTCGAGATTATCGTACCGAATGGAGAGTACCGGCATATTCAGATGAAGACGGAATGA
- a CDS encoding ATPase domain-containing protein: protein MSAESGKVATGITGLDEILGGGLEEKKVYLVAGESGSGKTVFGLQFIYEGLLKGENAVYVAVNEKPEDILEDARALGWDLDKYVDTKRLILLDMVRYVDLNAVRSVRQMAIDLEKHIRENDSRRLVIDSVDYMALRAGDSEKDMVSFVRGLVLALEENLGCTTILTAPFKAGSSGSGIVDMAERSVSGVCVLVHDEENARRILSVRKMRKSGVMQQKFGYQIQVAKGIVVDKIPLGKPMRAAVVGEKIRDFSVNVLWEGKTGSVSSADFRGKWLVIVFYPGDFTFVCPTELVELADNYAKFTDLGAEILSISMDSVLSHQTWAAFSKEIQKINYPMGSDPEGTVTQLFGVYTPDGTTRRSTFIVNPEGVLVAQEVHDDRIGRSTSEILRKLAAAKHVEENEHTMCPASWVPGKPDIHVDTA, encoded by the coding sequence ATGAGCGCAGAATCAGGAAAAGTTGCAACCGGCATAACCGGCCTGGATGAGATCCTTGGTGGCGGGCTGGAGGAGAAGAAGGTATATCTTGTGGCAGGCGAGAGCGGGTCGGGAAAGACCGTCTTTGGCCTGCAGTTCATCTACGAGGGCCTGCTGAAAGGGGAGAATGCGGTGTATGTTGCCGTCAACGAGAAACCGGAAGATATCCTGGAGGATGCCCGGGCTCTGGGATGGGACCTGGACAAGTACGTGGACACAAAACGGCTCATCCTCCTGGACATGGTCCGGTACGTTGACCTGAATGCGGTCCGGAGCGTCCGCCAGATGGCCATCGATCTTGAGAAACACATCCGGGAGAACGATTCCAGACGGCTCGTCATCGACTCGGTCGATTACATGGCGCTCCGGGCCGGGGATTCCGAGAAGGACATGGTGAGCTTCGTGCGGGGGCTGGTGCTGGCTCTTGAGGAGAACCTGGGCTGTACCACGATCCTGACTGCACCGTTCAAGGCAGGGAGCTCCGGATCCGGCATCGTGGATATGGCCGAGCGCTCGGTGAGCGGGGTCTGCGTCCTTGTCCACGATGAAGAGAATGCCCGGCGCATCCTGTCCGTGCGCAAGATGAGGAAGAGCGGGGTCATGCAGCAGAAGTTCGGGTACCAGATCCAGGTGGCCAAGGGGATTGTGGTGGATAAGATCCCTCTCGGGAAACCGATGCGGGCAGCCGTTGTCGGCGAGAAGATCCGGGATTTTTCAGTGAATGTGCTCTGGGAGGGAAAGACCGGGTCGGTCTCCTCGGCGGATTTCCGCGGAAAATGGCTTGTAATCGTCTTCTACCCCGGTGATTTCACGTTCGTCTGCCCCACGGAGCTGGTCGAGCTTGCGGATAACTATGCGAAGTTCACCGATCTTGGCGCAGAGATCCTAAGCATCAGCATGGACTCGGTCCTCTCCCACCAGACCTGGGCCGCATTCTCAAAAGAGATCCAGAAGATCAATTACCCGATGGGTTCGGACCCCGAAGGAACGGTCACCCAGCTCTTCGGGGTATACACGCCGGACGGTACAACGCGGCGGTCTACTTTCATCGTGAACCCGGAAGGAGTGCTTGTTGCACAGGAGGTGCATGATGACCGGATCGGCCGGAGCACTTCCGAGATCCTGCGCAAGCTGGCTGCGGCAAAACACGTTGAAGAGAACGAGCACACCATGTGCCCTGCCAGCTGGGTGCCGGGAAAGCCGGACATCCACGTGGATACTGCATAA
- a CDS encoding flavodoxin family protein → MKILAFNGSPRKKWNTATLLEHALDGARDEGAKTRLIHLYDLDYKGCTSCFACKRINGKSYGHCAVKDDLKPIFEQIEKADAILIGSPIYLGITTGETRSFLERLIYQYLVYDNERSTLFPRKIRTGFIYTAGATDEMVREIGFDRNAKGTEMTMERIFGSCESFFVTDTYQFSDYSKYVAPRFNEAEKKKRHNEQFPADCRKAYALGARLVKMDS, encoded by the coding sequence ATGAAGATCCTTGCTTTCAACGGAAGCCCCCGGAAAAAATGGAACACGGCAACACTCCTTGAACATGCCCTGGACGGAGCCCGGGACGAAGGGGCGAAGACCCGGCTGATTCATCTCTATGACCTGGATTACAAGGGCTGCACAAGCTGCTTTGCCTGCAAACGGATCAACGGGAAGAGCTACGGGCATTGTGCGGTAAAGGATGATCTCAAGCCTATATTTGAACAGATCGAGAAGGCCGATGCGATCCTGATCGGCTCCCCTATCTATCTCGGGATCACTACCGGGGAGACCCGGTCCTTCCTTGAACGGCTCATCTACCAGTACCTGGTCTATGATAATGAGCGCTCAACGCTCTTTCCACGGAAGATCCGGACCGGGTTCATCTACACAGCCGGCGCAACGGACGAGATGGTGCGGGAGATCGGTTTTGACCGGAACGCGAAAGGAACCGAGATGACAATGGAGCGGATCTTCGGCTCGTGCGAGTCGTTCTTCGTAACCGACACCTACCAGTTTTCCGATTATTCAAAATATGTTGCACCCCGGTTCAACGAGGCTGAGAAGAAAAAACGCCATAATGAACAGTTTCCGGCTGACTGCCGGAAGGCGTACGCGCTCGGAGCACGGCTGGTAAAGATGGATTCATAA